Part of the Caulifigura coniformis genome, GCACTGACCCACAAAGGGGGCTGCGCCATGCCGTTCGACTGCGACAACCATCGCATGTTGAACCGCACGCTGGCCGGATTCGCCCGCCACCCCAACATCGCGGCCTACGTAATCGTCGGTCTCGGCTGTGAAACGGCCCAAGCCAGCTTCCTCACGGAATCGCAGAACCTCATCGAACTGACCGACTGGTCGAAGAGCGGGAGTTCCGCCGTCCGGATGCTCACGGAGAACGGCGCCGCTCAGGCCCCGTTGATGATGAACATTCAGGATGTCGGCGGCGTCCGAAAAACGGTCGAACGCGGCATCGCGGCGATCCGTGAAATGCTCCCCGAGGTCAACAAGGTCCAGCGTCAGCCCATTCCCATCGCCGAACTGGTCCTCGGCATGAACTGCGGCGGCAGCGACGGCGCCAGCGGCATCACCGCCAACCCGGCCCTCGGCGTCGCCAGCGACCGGCTCGTCGCCTATGGCGGCACCTCTGCCCTCGCGGAAACAACCGAAGTCTACGGCGGCGAACACCTCCTCACCCGCCGGGCCGTCAGCCGGGCCGTCGGCGAAAAACTGTTGGGCCAGATCCGCTGGTGGGAAGACTACTGCCGCAAGTTCGGGACGACGATCGACGGCAACCCGTCCGTCGGAAACAAGCGCGGCGGACTGACGACGATCTTCGAAAAGTCGCTCGGCGCCATCGCCAAGGGAGGAACCGCCCCGCTGTCGGCCGTTTACGACTACGCCGAGCCGATGAACGACAAGGGCTTCGTCTTCATGGATACCCCCGGATTCGATCCCGCCTCCGTCACGGGCCTGATCGCCGGCGGATCGAACATCGTCGTGTTCACCACCGGTCGCGGAAGCTGCTTCGGCTGCAAGCCGGTCCCCACCATCAAGGTCGCCACGAATACGCCACTGTACGAGCGGATGCCTGAAGATATGGACATCAACGCCGGCCGCATCCTGGAAGGCGCCTCGCTCGACGAAGTCGGGACCGAAATCTTCGAGAAGATCATCTCGGTCGCCAGCGGCGAAAAAACCCTCAGCGAGAAGCAGGGCATCGGCGACGACGAATTCTGCCCCTTCCTCCCCGGCCCGATGCTGTGAAGGAAGAACTCACCACAGAGACACAGAGATCGCAGAGAAGAGGGAGGCCGCGGCCAGCGCAGGCGAATCGCCGCATTGAATCCCGACTCTTCTGAAAAAGAGAGTAACGACTCGAACCCGCTCTCCCACATCGCATCCGGCGATCTCCCTCTTCTCCCATCCTCCGTGTCTCTGTGGTGAACCCTCTTTCTCCCCCCTCTCCGGACGATCGTTTCCAGCGACTTCGCCGGCTATTCTGACGGCTCACCTTTCCAAGGACGCCCTCATGCTGGCTCGACTCGCGCTCGTTGGTTGTTGTCTCTTCGCATTCCAGGCGATCTCCCTCGCCGAAGAACCGGCCGAAGGAAAATGGGTCTCCCTCTTCAACGGCAAAGACCTCGAAGGCTGGACCCCCAAGATCAAGGGCTACGACTACGGCGACAACTTCGCCAACACCTTCCGCGTCGAGGACGGACTCATCAAGGTCCGCTACGACGGCTACGACAAGTTCGAGAAGAAATACGGGCACCTCTTCTACAAGCAGCCGTTCTCCCACTACCGCCTGAAAGTCGAATACCGCTTCGTCGGAAGCCAGGCGAACGGCGGCGAGGGCTGGGCCCTCCGCAACAGCGGCGCGATGCTGCACGGTGAAGATCCCAAAGGCATGGCCAAAGACCAGGACTTCCCCGCCTCGATCGAGGCCCAGTTCCTCGGTGGCGACGGCATGAAGAAACGCACCACCTGCAACCTCTGCACCCCCGGAACCAACGTTGTCCTCAACGGCAAGCTCTTCCTCCCCCACTGCACCAGCTCCAGCTCCGAGACGTTCCATGGCGAGCAGTGGGTGACGGCCGAGTTTGAAGTGCTCGGAAACAAATCGATCAAGCACTTCGTCAACGGGCAGGAAGTCCTCGCCTACGAACAGCCGCAGTACGACGAACGTGACAAGCACGGCAAGGAACTGGCCGAAAAGCACGGCCTGATGATCGAAGGCGGCACGATCTCACTCCAGTCCGAGAGTCACCCGATCGACTTCCGCAAAGTCGAAATCATGCTGCTGCCCAATAACTGACCTGCAAACGCACTCGGCGAGCGGGGGGCGTCAGCCCCCTGTGCATGCTCATTGTGTCAGAGTCACACTCCCCCTGACCGCAGGTCTCCCAGGCGTTGCCGAGCGTCCATCGAGAACGGAGCCAATCGTGACGATGGATCGTCGAACGCTCACGGCCGGGCTGTTCGTACTGGCACTCATGGGATCCTCGGCCGCGGCCCAGGAGAACGCCCCTTATTTTCAGGGCGACCGCATTGTCGTCAACGCGACGATCAATGATCAGCCTGTGCGACTGGTGTACGACACGGGGGCTCCATTCACAGCCCTCTCCGGAGCGACCGCGAAGCGCCTGAACCTGACCGCGACCGCAACCACTACGAGCAGGATCGGCGGCGTTCCCACGACCGTCGAGCGCTCGGAACCGCTGCAGTTCCGGATCTTCGGCGGCGAAACCAGGACCAACCTCGTCATCCTGCCCGAACTGAAGACCGGTGAACTCGATGGCGTCCTCAGCTGGAAGAACCTGCTCGCGCCGGTGGTGATGATCGATGGCGTCGAACGTCGCGTCTCATCGCATAAAGCCCTCCCGGCAGAGGGCTGGCTCCGATTCCCTCTCGAAACCGACAACGGCCAGCTGTTCTTTGAACTCACCGATCACGGAAAGCCGCTCGGCCGCGTCTTCATCGATACCGGGTTGTCGCACGGCCTGCGCCTCTCGCCCAGGCTTTGGAAGGAATGGAAGCAGGAGCATCCGGATGCTCCGCTGACTCTCGAGCCGTTTCGCTACGCGTTCGGATCGATGATGGCCCACGAAATGACGTGGGTCGACAATTATCAGCTGGGCGACATGACGTTCTACGGCTGCGACCTCGGACCAGTCGCCGAGGCGAAGGACGAGGCGATCGACGGCGCCGGCAAACCGTATCTCGCGCAGCTGGGCATGCGGGCCCTGCGCAGCATGCGGATCATCATCAGCCCGGCCTCGAAAGAACTGCTCGTCCAGTCGGTCTCCCCCATCCCGACACATAACCGCCTCGGAGCGCTCTTCATGCCGCACGCCGCCGACTCGACAACCCTCGTGGCTCAGGTCGCTCCCGGCACTCCGGCCCATGAGGCCGGCCTTCAGGCCGGCGATGTGCTGATCACGACGGATGGGGTCGAGTATCAGGCAGAAGAAGGGCGGCCGCCGCAATCGCTGCTGCGGCAGTTCGCCCGTCCGGCGGGAACCGTCCTGGAAATCACGGTTGACCGGGCCGGCGAACACAAGCAGTTCCGTGTCACACTCCGCGACATTTTGCGGTAGACTCGACCCGCTCTGTCGCTGACGTCAGCAGTGGCAGCCCGGCCCGTCTTTCACTGCCAATCGTTCGTGATGACCGCAGTCGTCCGCCTCAAGAACATCGTCAAGGATTACGGCCGCTACCGCGCGCTCGATTCCGTCACATGCGACATCGGCCCGGGCGTGACGGGGCTTCTCGGCCCGAACGGAGCCGGAAAGTCGACGCTCATCAAAGTCCTGATGGGGCTTGTGCGGGTGACTTCGGGAAC contains:
- a CDS encoding UxaA family hydrolase, with product MPAPGPFLRLHPNDDVVVARRPAAKGESWFEGDFGVIAGQAIDLGHKMAVRTKSRGDAIRKYGQLIGFATEDIAPGEHVHVHNLAMGDRRFEYEFGTEVMPLHRPVAPRTFQGYRRPDGRAATRNYIGIVSTVNCSAASSRFIAEAFDRELLSSFPNVDGVIALTHKGGCAMPFDCDNHRMLNRTLAGFARHPNIAAYVIVGLGCETAQASFLTESQNLIELTDWSKSGSSAVRMLTENGAAQAPLMMNIQDVGGVRKTVERGIAAIREMLPEVNKVQRQPIPIAELVLGMNCGGSDGASGITANPALGVASDRLVAYGGTSALAETTEVYGGEHLLTRRAVSRAVGEKLLGQIRWWEDYCRKFGTTIDGNPSVGNKRGGLTTIFEKSLGAIAKGGTAPLSAVYDYAEPMNDKGFVFMDTPGFDPASVTGLIAGGSNIVVFTTGRGSCFGCKPVPTIKVATNTPLYERMPEDMDINAGRILEGASLDEVGTEIFEKIISVASGEKTLSEKQGIGDDEFCPFLPGPML
- a CDS encoding 3-keto-disaccharide hydrolase, which translates into the protein MLARLALVGCCLFAFQAISLAEEPAEGKWVSLFNGKDLEGWTPKIKGYDYGDNFANTFRVEDGLIKVRYDGYDKFEKKYGHLFYKQPFSHYRLKVEYRFVGSQANGGEGWALRNSGAMLHGEDPKGMAKDQDFPASIEAQFLGGDGMKKRTTCNLCTPGTNVVLNGKLFLPHCTSSSSETFHGEQWVTAEFEVLGNKSIKHFVNGQEVLAYEQPQYDERDKHGKELAEKHGLMIEGGTISLQSESHPIDFRKVEIMLLPNN
- a CDS encoding aspartyl protease family protein, translated to MDRRTLTAGLFVLALMGSSAAAQENAPYFQGDRIVVNATINDQPVRLVYDTGAPFTALSGATAKRLNLTATATTTSRIGGVPTTVERSEPLQFRIFGGETRTNLVILPELKTGELDGVLSWKNLLAPVVMIDGVERRVSSHKALPAEGWLRFPLETDNGQLFFELTDHGKPLGRVFIDTGLSHGLRLSPRLWKEWKQEHPDAPLTLEPFRYAFGSMMAHEMTWVDNYQLGDMTFYGCDLGPVAEAKDEAIDGAGKPYLAQLGMRALRSMRIIISPASKELLVQSVSPIPTHNRLGALFMPHAADSTTLVAQVAPGTPAHEAGLQAGDVLITTDGVEYQAEEGRPPQSLLRQFARPAGTVLEITVDRAGEHKQFRVTLRDILR